One Acinetobacter colistiniresistens DNA segment encodes these proteins:
- a CDS encoding MFS transporter, whose translation MKKDQSKRAAAAAFVGTTIEFYDFYVYATAAALVLGLVFFPETDPVTGTLAAFATFAVGFIARPIAAVIFGHLGDKLGRKKMLLFTMLLMGLATTGIGLIPSYDHIGIWAPVLLIGLRFLQGLSVGGEWGGAVLMASEHAPAHKKTFFASFAQMGSPAGLILCLLVFKGITSLDEQALLSWGWRVPFLLSFVFMLIGLAIRLGVEESPEFKQMQAKQEIAKYPVKELLKNYWPQVVFAGLAITIGTAGFFFTNTFMISYVTQYMGISRPTILDALFWVTLFEFLAMPIAAWYASKIGAHRFLFWAAILCIIIPYPMFMLVSTKNIYFIVLGITLAVLALSSLYAVVAGFMAEAFPAHVRYSGISISYQMIAAITSGTTPIIGTLLAQHYAGQWLPLAFLFSFLSLLSLIGISGITRLRQQQLSHQYESNQVPNKLLNG comes from the coding sequence ATGAAAAAAGATCAATCAAAACGGGCTGCGGCAGCAGCCTTCGTTGGTACAACTATTGAGTTTTATGACTTCTATGTTTATGCAACAGCTGCCGCCTTGGTTCTCGGCTTGGTATTTTTTCCTGAAACTGATCCTGTAACTGGCACATTAGCAGCTTTTGCAACCTTTGCTGTCGGTTTTATTGCCAGACCAATTGCTGCCGTTATTTTCGGACATTTAGGCGATAAATTAGGCCGCAAAAAAATGCTGCTGTTTACCATGCTACTGATGGGACTGGCGACTACAGGCATTGGCTTGATACCCAGTTATGATCATATCGGAATTTGGGCACCTGTTCTGCTGATTGGACTGCGCTTTTTGCAAGGCTTATCTGTCGGTGGTGAATGGGGCGGTGCCGTGTTAATGGCCAGCGAACATGCCCCTGCCCATAAAAAAACCTTTTTTGCTTCTTTTGCGCAAATGGGTAGTCCAGCAGGTTTGATTCTGTGTCTTTTAGTCTTTAAAGGCATTACGTCTTTGGATGAACAAGCCTTACTGAGCTGGGGCTGGCGAGTGCCTTTTTTACTCAGTTTTGTATTTATGCTGATCGGCCTTGCGATTCGCTTAGGCGTTGAAGAATCCCCAGAGTTCAAACAGATGCAAGCCAAGCAAGAAATAGCCAAATACCCTGTCAAAGAATTGCTTAAAAATTATTGGCCACAAGTGGTCTTTGCAGGTCTCGCCATCACCATTGGCACTGCGGGTTTCTTTTTTACCAATACTTTTATGATTAGCTATGTCACGCAGTATATGGGTATCAGCCGACCAACGATATTAGATGCATTGTTCTGGGTCACCCTATTTGAATTTTTAGCCATGCCTATTGCTGCTTGGTATGCCAGTAAAATTGGAGCACATCGCTTTTTATTCTGGGCAGCAATCCTCTGCATCATCATTCCTTATCCCATGTTTATGTTGGTCAGCACTAAAAATATCTATTTCATCGTGTTAGGTATCACCTTGGCTGTACTTGCCTTGTCATCTTTATATGCTGTGGTCGCAGGTTTTATGGCTGAAGCGTTTCCTGCACATGTCCGCTATTCAGGGATTTCCATTTCCTATCAAATGATTGCGGCAATCACCAGTGGCACTACACCCATCATTGGAACTTTGTTGGCTCAACATTATGCAGGCCAATGGCTCCCTTTAGCTTTTCTGTTTAGTTTCCTATCACTGTTATCTCTGATTGGAATTTCTGGCATTACCCGATTAAGACAACAACAGCTCAGCCACCAATACGAAAGCAACCAAGTCCCGAACAAGCTGCTGAATGGATAA
- the speB gene encoding agmatinase yields the protein MNKTLNQPLGGNEMPRFGGIASMLRLPVVDNDAGLAELDAAFVGIPLDIGTSLRSGTRFGPRQIRAESVMIRPYNMATGAAPFDSLNVADIGDVPINTFNLTEAVRIIEEHYDRILAHPIIPLTIGGDHTLTLPILRAIHKKHGPVGLVHIDAHADVNDEMFGEKVAHGTTFRRAAEEGLLDCQRVVQIGLRAQGYSADDFNWSRRQGFRVVQAEECWHKSLAPLMQEVRAQVGGGPVYLSFDIDGIDPAWAPGTGTPEIGGLTTIQAMEIIRGCQGLDLIGCDLVEVSPPYDTTGNTSLLGANLLYEMLCVLPGVKIRK from the coding sequence ATGAACAAGACGTTAAATCAACCGCTCGGTGGAAATGAAATGCCACGCTTTGGTGGTATTGCCTCTATGTTACGACTACCAGTTGTGGATAATGACGCAGGTCTGGCAGAACTCGATGCCGCTTTTGTTGGGATTCCTTTAGATATTGGTACCTCCCTACGCTCTGGAACACGTTTCGGCCCTCGGCAAATCCGTGCTGAATCCGTCATGATTCGTCCATATAACATGGCAACAGGTGCAGCACCGTTTGACTCACTCAATGTGGCTGATATTGGTGATGTCCCGATCAATACCTTTAATTTGACAGAAGCGGTGCGCATTATTGAAGAGCATTATGACCGCATACTGGCACATCCCATTATTCCACTCACTATCGGCGGGGATCATACGCTGACCCTGCCTATCCTACGTGCAATCCATAAAAAACATGGTCCTGTAGGTTTGGTTCATATCGATGCACATGCTGACGTCAACGACGAAATGTTTGGTGAAAAAGTTGCACATGGCACCACTTTTCGACGTGCTGCCGAAGAAGGTCTACTTGATTGTCAACGTGTCGTTCAAATCGGTTTGCGCGCCCAAGGCTATAGTGCAGATGATTTTAACTGGAGTCGCCGTCAAGGCTTCCGTGTCGTTCAAGCAGAAGAATGCTGGCATAAATCACTTGCACCCTTAATGCAGGAAGTGAGAGCGCAAGTCGGTGGTGGGCCTGTATATTTATCTTTTGATATTGATGGGATTGACCCAGCGTGGGCACCAGGTACAGGAACACCTGAAATTGGTGGTTTGACCACGATTCAAGCGATGGAGATTATTCGTGGCTGTCAGGGATTAGATCTGATCGGATGTGATCTGGTTGAAGTTTCTCCGCCTTACGACACTACCGGTAACACCTCATTACTGGGTGCAAATTTGCTCTATGAAATGTTATGCGTGCTTCCCGGAGTGAAAATACGTAAATAA
- a CDS encoding LysR family transcriptional regulator, which translates to MTHMDIKLVRIFVSVVRSQGFANAQQELNLSTSAISTYMTQLEQLVGFKLCERGRGGFSLTQKGEMFFQEAKRILNELDNFSRHTAQIKGELTGTIKIGMLDSMVTDQNIPLDQIIQQFSEQNPNIYIKLQVQSPYELQTGVLENRFDVAIGCFFLKMNGVMYQPLHKEQQWLFCSNTHPLYQQQGLTAEKIRREKMVSRGYWSHTELAKQGFKHSFATVDSMEAQLILILSGQYIGYLPEHFAHYWLEQQRLKVLLPATFGYAAPFSLIFRRGRTQDPVIQNFRKIIKNFFEKYLFYKNKKRADCPFL; encoded by the coding sequence ATGACGCATATGGATATCAAGTTGGTTCGAATTTTTGTCAGTGTTGTAAGAAGTCAGGGGTTTGCTAATGCTCAGCAAGAGCTGAATCTTTCTACTTCAGCCATTAGTACGTATATGACACAACTTGAGCAGCTGGTTGGTTTTAAGCTATGTGAACGTGGACGTGGAGGTTTTTCTTTAACGCAAAAAGGAGAAATGTTCTTTCAAGAAGCCAAGCGTATATTGAATGAACTGGATAACTTTTCCAGACATACAGCACAGATCAAAGGTGAACTAACTGGAACCATTAAAATCGGCATGCTGGATTCTATGGTGACAGATCAAAATATTCCTTTAGATCAAATTATTCAGCAGTTTTCAGAGCAAAATCCGAATATTTATATCAAGTTGCAAGTACAATCCCCTTATGAGCTACAAACCGGGGTTTTGGAAAACCGTTTTGATGTGGCGATTGGTTGTTTTTTTCTAAAAATGAATGGGGTCATGTATCAGCCCTTACATAAAGAGCAACAATGGTTGTTTTGCAGTAATACCCATCCTTTGTATCAGCAGCAAGGTTTAACCGCAGAAAAAATTCGACGTGAAAAAATGGTGAGTCGTGGTTATTGGAGTCACACTGAATTGGCAAAGCAGGGCTTTAAGCATTCGTTTGCCACAGTTGACTCAATGGAAGCACAATTGATTCTTATTTTATCGGGGCAATATATCGGTTATTTACCCGAACACTTTGCACACTATTGGCTAGAGCAACAGCGTTTAAAGGTCTTATTACCCGCAACTTTTGGCTATGCAGCACCTTTTTCTCTTATTTTCAGACGGGGCCGAACCCAAGATCCTGTGATTCAGAATTTCCGTAAAATTATTAAAAACTTTTTTGAAAAATATCTTTTTTATAAAAATAAAAAAAGGGCAGATTGCCCTTTTCTATAA
- a CDS encoding porin gives MKKLLLAATVATLAMNAAQAAPTLYGKLSVSLDQIDKNGFKDESVTKVNSNASRIGVKGEEKLTDKLSAVYLAEWGVATDGTGSDTDWGMRNRFVGIKSDGIGTLKVGQYDSYLKNAAGNNQDIYNDHTELDMTKVLVGEDRLSNVVGFETDKKLLGGLAFNIMFQQGEESSAIKNDAKGQKGSRDGFGDGISTSLTYENKDIGLAAAVAGNRGVASTYNAYNKELGGKIYSDAVRVTGSLDLTPVGAKGLVFGALWQTAKPTDNTVVVGTAPAAVSYKGLKENAFGVTAAYVIPETPIKLKAEYISAKTEVDGREDRKNDLYGVGADYNINKQARFYGVVAQQKIDWQKDDNKKTVIGLGMEYNF, from the coding sequence ATGAAAAAATTGCTTCTTGCTGCTACTGTAGCAACTTTAGCCATGAATGCAGCACAAGCAGCACCAACATTGTATGGTAAGCTCAGTGTATCTTTGGATCAAATTGATAAAAATGGTTTTAAAGACGAAAGCGTAACAAAAGTGAACTCTAACGCTTCTCGTATTGGTGTGAAAGGTGAAGAAAAACTGACTGATAAACTTTCTGCAGTTTATTTAGCAGAATGGGGTGTTGCAACTGACGGTACTGGTTCAGACACAGATTGGGGTATGCGTAACCGTTTTGTTGGTATTAAATCAGATGGCATTGGTACTTTAAAAGTAGGTCAATATGATTCATACCTTAAAAATGCCGCAGGTAATAACCAAGACATTTATAACGATCACACTGAACTTGATATGACCAAAGTTCTAGTCGGTGAAGATCGTTTAAGTAACGTAGTTGGCTTTGAAACTGACAAAAAATTATTAGGCGGCTTGGCATTCAACATCATGTTCCAACAAGGTGAAGAATCTTCAGCTATCAAAAATGATGCTAAAGGTCAAAAAGGTAGCCGTGATGGTTTTGGTGATGGGATTTCAACATCTCTTACCTATGAAAACAAAGACATCGGTTTAGCGGCAGCTGTTGCGGGTAACCGTGGTGTAGCATCAACATATAATGCTTATAACAAAGAGCTTGGTGGCAAAATTTACTCTGATGCGGTGCGTGTAACAGGTTCATTAGATTTAACACCAGTTGGTGCTAAGGGCTTGGTATTTGGTGCATTATGGCAAACAGCTAAGCCGACTGATAATACAGTCGTTGTAGGCACTGCACCTGCTGCTGTTTCTTATAAAGGCTTAAAAGAAAATGCATTTGGCGTAACGGCTGCATATGTAATTCCTGAAACACCAATCAAGTTAAAAGCAGAATATATCTCTGCTAAAACTGAAGTTGATGGCCGTGAAGATCGTAAAAATGACCTATATGGCGTAGGCGCAGACTACAACATTAACAAGCAAGCTCGCTTCTATGGGGTTGTTGCTCAGCAAAAAATCGATTGGCAAAAAGATGATAACAAGAAAACTGTTATCGGTTTAGGTATGGAATACAACTTCTAA
- a CDS encoding HIT family protein, with product MAYDDQNIFARILRGELPAIKIYEDDQVLAFMDIMPQADGHALVIPKTPAVTLLDLPADAAAYTIQIVQKIAQAMETALDAKGIVLMQLSGAAAGQTVPHVHFHLIPSSVHELGRHAAKMGDQEKIQALAEKIKAAL from the coding sequence ATGGCATACGATGACCAAAATATTTTTGCACGAATCCTTCGTGGTGAACTACCTGCAATCAAAATTTATGAAGATGATCAGGTACTCGCATTTATGGATATCATGCCCCAAGCAGATGGTCATGCTTTAGTGATTCCAAAAACGCCTGCTGTTACTTTACTCGATTTACCTGCTGATGCAGCGGCGTATACCATCCAAATCGTGCAGAAGATTGCTCAGGCAATGGAAACAGCTTTAGATGCAAAAGGTATTGTTCTCATGCAACTTTCAGGTGCAGCGGCTGGACAAACAGTTCCTCATGTACATTTTCATTTGATCCCAAGCTCAGTTCATGAACTTGGTCGTCATGCAGCAAAAATGGGCGATCAAGAGAAAATTCAGGCGCTTGCTGAAAAGATCAAAGCCGCACTTTAA
- a CDS encoding YARHG domain-containing protein, with product MNKLMVAVFAGLMTLTGFSAQAATPEQECKKLQDDYNLIYASKGFCFKDADAKAKFGNENCHTTKPKFSDKEQQRLDEIKARQKELNCK from the coding sequence ATGAATAAGTTAATGGTTGCAGTTTTTGCTGGCTTAATGACCCTAACTGGTTTTAGTGCACAAGCTGCAACACCAGAACAAGAATGTAAAAAGTTACAGGATGACTATAACCTGATCTATGCTTCTAAAGGATTCTGTTTCAAAGATGCAGATGCTAAGGCAAAGTTTGGTAATGAAAATTGCCATACCACAAAGCCAAAGTTTTCTGACAAAGAGCAACAACGTCTTGATGAAATCAAAGCACGTCAAAAAGAGCTTAATTGCAAATAA
- a CDS encoding DMT family transporter, with product MAWAYLILAGIFEIVWAYSMKMSDGFTKLTPSIITIVFMILSFGLLAVAMKTLPLGTAYTIWVGIGAVGAFLIGIFFLHEPMGFLRLLAAASIIFGVVLMKVTTN from the coding sequence ATGGCTTGGGCTTATCTAATTTTAGCTGGTATTTTTGAAATTGTATGGGCATATTCCATGAAAATGTCCGACGGTTTTACCAAGCTTACGCCTAGCATCATTACGATTGTTTTTATGATTTTAAGCTTCGGTCTATTAGCCGTTGCGATGAAAACACTCCCTTTGGGCACTGCCTATACGATTTGGGTGGGAATTGGCGCTGTCGGTGCATTTCTGATTGGGATTTTCTTCTTACATGAACCCATGGGATTTTTACGCCTTTTAGCAGCAGCATCCATCATATTCGGTGTAGTACTGATGAAAGTGACTACAAACTAA
- a CDS encoding BLUF domain-containing protein, with protein MKSVRLLYVSKIKNIDSNLKTDLIKILDEAVDFNYRHDVRGVLYYGHGYFVQCLEGQKNIVDDLFYNKIVKDERHINCEILYYTECENQFFSQWSMKFSPVNQNISDFFMKYHLEEFNPYLLTAETVEKFVSVLAGEPEYDVKAYVS; from the coding sequence ATGAAGTCTGTCAGACTTTTATACGTAAGCAAAATTAAGAATATTGACTCAAACTTAAAAACAGATTTGATTAAGATCCTCGATGAGGCTGTAGATTTTAATTATCGTCACGATGTCAGAGGTGTTTTATATTATGGTCACGGCTATTTTGTACAATGTTTAGAAGGTCAAAAGAACATCGTTGATGATTTATTTTATAACAAAATTGTGAAAGATGAACGACATATCAATTGCGAAATTCTCTATTACACTGAATGCGAGAATCAATTTTTTTCACAATGGTCGATGAAGTTCTCACCTGTTAATCAGAACATTTCAGATTTTTTCATGAAGTACCATTTAGAAGAATTTAATCCTTATCTGTTAACAGCCGAAACTGTCGAGAAATTTGTTTCTGTTTTGGCTGGAGAGCCTGAATATGATGTAAAAGCTTATGTTTCGTAA
- a CDS encoding LysE family translocator → MVSFMFIGLIITILLTPGPTNTLLASSGIQTGIKRSLKLIPAEVVGYFIAITTWGFLLESVSHYVPWLPPLIKLLSATFIIYLAVKLWLTSTKELDLSQPLITSKALFVATLLNPKALLFASAIFPHTAWLNLHEYVVHMGVFLALITPIAFLWIAFGSILISNKISWLNQRNLQRSAAFVLTFFAMPLAYSAISSF, encoded by the coding sequence ATGGTGTCATTTATGTTTATTGGTTTGATCATTACGATCTTACTAACACCTGGTCCAACGAATACATTATTGGCTTCGTCGGGAATCCAGACAGGCATTAAACGTTCATTGAAATTGATCCCTGCGGAGGTGGTTGGTTATTTCATAGCCATTACAACATGGGGCTTTTTACTTGAGTCTGTTTCACATTATGTGCCTTGGTTACCACCGCTAATCAAACTACTCAGTGCAACTTTTATTATCTATTTGGCAGTTAAATTGTGGCTTACGTCTACAAAAGAACTGGATTTGAGCCAACCTTTGATTACGTCTAAGGCTTTATTTGTAGCGACTTTACTGAACCCTAAAGCTTTATTATTCGCTTCAGCCATTTTTCCACATACTGCTTGGCTTAACCTACATGAATACGTTGTTCATATGGGTGTATTCCTGGCTTTAATTACTCCGATTGCTTTTTTATGGATTGCATTTGGATCTATTTTAATTTCAAACAAAATCTCTTGGCTGAATCAACGCAATTTACAACGCTCAGCAGCATTTGTTTTAACTTTCTTTGCGATGCCGCTGGCTTATTCAGCAATTTCATCGTTCTAA
- a CDS encoding sulfite exporter TauE/SafE family protein, whose product MIYVALALIGVLSGLISGIVGTGSSIILLPILAYIFGAKLAVPIMAIASIMGNISRVVMWRNELNIKVFLLFISLGIPATVFGANTLWVMSPFLSNLCIGLFFLCLIPMRHYAKHRNFTLNAWQMVVAGGVLGYITGIVFSTGPLLLPIFNGFGLIKGGLLATEAAASFAIYLTKSLTFGVLGVLQQNILIAGVAVGTSLIIGNYIGKTFVLKMSDRTFNFMLDAMLLIAGGSMLFSIFLH is encoded by the coding sequence ATGATCTATGTTGCACTTGCCTTGATTGGCGTTCTTTCGGGCTTGATTAGCGGCATTGTCGGTACAGGATCATCGATCATTTTATTGCCTATTTTAGCGTATATTTTTGGGGCGAAGCTTGCAGTACCAATTATGGCAATTGCTTCTATTATGGGAAATATTTCTCGTGTTGTGATGTGGCGTAACGAATTAAATATTAAAGTTTTCTTATTATTTATCAGTCTAGGTATTCCAGCAACTGTATTTGGGGCAAATACACTTTGGGTCATGTCTCCATTTCTTTCTAATCTATGTATTGGTCTATTTTTCTTATGTCTTATTCCGATGCGGCATTATGCAAAGCATCGTAATTTTACTTTGAATGCTTGGCAAATGGTGGTTGCTGGAGGGGTGCTCGGATACATTACGGGGATCGTGTTTTCTACAGGACCTTTATTGCTGCCAATTTTTAATGGTTTTGGCTTAATAAAAGGTGGGCTTTTAGCAACCGAAGCAGCAGCTTCCTTCGCAATTTACCTGACAAAAAGTCTAACTTTTGGGGTACTAGGTGTTTTACAGCAAAATATCTTAATTGCAGGGGTTGCAGTGGGCACCTCTTTAATCATTGGTAATTATATTGGTAAAACCTTTGTATTGAAAATGTCAGATCGAACCTTTAATTTTATGCTTGATGCGATGCTTTTGATTGCAGGTGGTTCTATGTTGTTTTCTATTTTTCTACACTAG
- a CDS encoding isochorismatase family protein, with amino-acid sequence MHSKHKEIAISTKIHVVDALIVVDVQNAFVSGIDAVPESEQLIVSISILLAKARSAHAPVIFLQNDGDEGAIDEPFQTGWALFFPPLSNEFVVRKYEDNGFDGTSLQKILDELKVKSLVICGVLSEMCVAATAREAIALGYDVLLAHDAHATYDVPAGPGSEGVPAAMAARAAEWSLGDEVRICGSVNEVDFYAD; translated from the coding sequence TTGCATTCGAAGCATAAGGAGATCGCTATTTCAACCAAAATTCATGTGGTCGATGCATTGATTGTCGTGGATGTACAAAATGCTTTTGTGTCAGGTATAGATGCTGTACCCGAATCAGAACAGTTGATTGTATCCATCAGTATTTTACTTGCTAAAGCAAGATCTGCCCACGCGCCAGTGATTTTTCTGCAAAATGATGGAGATGAAGGAGCTATAGATGAGCCATTTCAAACAGGTTGGGCATTATTTTTTCCTCCGCTGTCAAATGAGTTTGTCGTACGAAAATATGAGGACAATGGTTTTGATGGAACATCACTCCAGAAAATTCTGGACGAACTAAAAGTTAAGTCTTTAGTAATATGCGGTGTACTGTCCGAAATGTGTGTGGCTGCGACTGCGCGTGAAGCAATTGCACTAGGTTATGATGTGTTGTTAGCGCATGATGCGCATGCGACGTATGATGTACCCGCAGGGCCGGGATCGGAGGGTGTACCTGCTGCTATGGCAGCCAGAGCAGCAGAATGGTCATTGGGTGATGAAGTTAGGATTTGTGGATCAGTGAATGAAGTGGATTTTTATGCTGATTGA
- a CDS encoding NAD(P)-dependent oxidoreductase, translated as MTQSVAFIGLGAMGYRMAAHLPKYFEKVYVWNRNFSKAEQHATEYGTTAVELAQAVQADIIFSCLPTSDDVEKLIEDVSIKSGAIWIDCTSGVPETARRLAEKLKAQNIDFLDAPVSGQTVGAENATLTVMVGGDVNAFERAYPAMAAVGKLIQHVGESGAGFAVKAINNMLLAVNLWSVAEGFSTLKAHGVNLDAALNCINASSGKSLVTETIFPQRVLSREFPVTFGLPLLAKDTGIALDLVKDAKLPAPILSLTQSLIQAANLTAEADSDFSSAVIMYESWTKITLK; from the coding sequence ATGACTCAATCTGTTGCATTTATTGGTTTAGGCGCTATGGGCTATCGTATGGCGGCGCATTTGCCTAAATATTTCGAGAAGGTCTATGTCTGGAATCGAAATTTTAGTAAAGCTGAACAGCATGCAACAGAATATGGGACTACAGCAGTTGAACTTGCACAAGCGGTTCAGGCTGATATTATCTTTTCATGCCTACCCACCAGTGATGATGTTGAGAAACTCATTGAAGATGTTTCAATTAAATCAGGTGCCATCTGGATTGACTGTACCAGTGGTGTACCCGAGACAGCTCGCCGTTTGGCAGAGAAACTCAAAGCACAAAATATCGATTTTCTAGACGCACCTGTGAGTGGTCAAACTGTTGGCGCTGAGAATGCAACCTTAACTGTGATGGTTGGCGGGGATGTTAATGCCTTTGAACGTGCTTATCCAGCAATGGCAGCAGTCGGTAAATTGATTCAACATGTGGGTGAATCTGGCGCTGGTTTTGCGGTAAAAGCCATTAATAATATGTTGCTTGCTGTGAATTTATGGTCTGTTGCTGAAGGCTTTAGTACTTTAAAAGCACATGGTGTCAACCTTGATGCAGCGCTGAACTGTATCAATGCATCGAGTGGTAAAAGTCTGGTCACAGAAACGATTTTTCCGCAGCGTGTTCTTAGCCGTGAGTTCCCTGTAACTTTTGGACTTCCATTACTTGCAAAAGATACAGGTATCGCTCTTGATTTAGTCAAGGATGCAAAACTTCCTGCACCTATCCTGTCTTTAACGCAAAGCTTGATTCAGGCAGCGAATTTAACCGCTGAAGCAGATAGTGACTTCTCCTCAGCCGTGATAATGTATGAATCGTGGACTAAAATTACGCTGAAATAA